The following proteins come from a genomic window of Stigmatopora nigra isolate UIUO_SnigA chromosome 9, RoL_Snig_1.1, whole genome shotgun sequence:
- the lamc2 gene encoding laminin subunit gamma-2 translates to MRISICAFFLALSVVTATDSLASSECDKTGVTGKKCDLCPQGCSRRTRRQAPGAALCFCYGHSDQCSPQSTYGVQNIWSTFDHGKDGWKAATSRGLTPVDVHSRWSPKYTDMEVISSNSLPIYLYAPDSFLGNKLLSYGQNFSFSLRLDRGVRHPSVSDVILEGSGHRVAASLGDLRSIVPCGQKINYTFRLDEQPSSGWRPHLTPFQFQTLLQNLSAIKIRATFGDSGRGYLDNVKLVSAQRGDGAPAHWVRTCVCPPGYQGDFCQQCSAGHKRRTAAQGAFSPCEPCACGGGDCDPKTGDCYPADETQTCSGGFYWDFWSRSCVPCPCPDGVSCSLAPGLARPQCHTCPIGTTGLRCDQCQEGFYGGAGGWQPCRPCQCNGHIDVRVAGSCDRVSGECLKCVNNTMGSRCQVCLPNFYQHTQGDACRPCDCDRQGAETGQCDDAGRCRCRPGFEGPKCQTSRECPACFDAAKVKVEEMASKVQQLEAQNSQLGGGVNNGNNAGVEAVVNVAEALVGDLENDMKKLADLEKQVQDSLASISRTRLSEEEEVQNMADATGDIKERQRTYLTKADQLQDLLADMKVKLDKAKTGLRSAELPAGDAPSAPNLLSTLAQTATGLADKHQTKATAVESSANQALGDSEKSLALVQNLLNRGLDVKDVIGGVKSTYDGMAARVKGLETRAVPVGDEAKEESKKANDMLEDISKMAKEIPPPLTKQTDAMVDKLELLRKAADGNALGFTALRDDIQRDTGDARDLLERGKNAMKDIDALTGRVDAAHADTKEALQRINSNTNKLDGALDTLQGFDQQIVSNRAKADAAIKRLPAINATIQRAAKNNAETQAVLDAVSADSDGAMTSINRLESLIPGLEGSLRSIPALGNDVGKMSDAANELLARAGDLGADVTDELEDARNLEALNSQVGDAAAGALQNARRARDAAEKMLQDLNSRMANMSRPSTFDPSRIQELEDSMAEARGNIETFLKPRLRDAAEREAAQRRQLAILNGDIDTILWDIANLEDILKTIPPGCFNSPPLEQA, encoded by the exons ATGAGGATTTCAATCTGTGCCTTTTTCTTGGCGCTCAGTGTCGTAACGGCAACTGACA GCTTAGCGAGCAGCGAATGTGACAAAACGGGAGTCACAGGAAAAAAGTGTGACCTTTGCCCTCAAGGTTGCTCCAG GCGTACTCGCCGACAGGCTCCTGGAGCTGCGTTATGTTTCTGTTACGGTCACAGCGACCAGTGTTCCCCTCAGTCGACGTACGGCGTCCAGAATATTTGGTCCACCTTTGACCATG GGAAGGACGGATGGAAGGCGGCAACTTCTCGTGGCCTCACCCCCGTTGATGTCCATTCCCGTTGGTCTCCGAAGTACACTGATATGGAAGTGATCTCCAGTAACAGTCTGCCAATTTACCTGTACGCGCCAG ATTCCTTCCTGGGCAACAAGTTGCTGAGTTACGGGCAAAACTTTTCCTTCTCGTTGCGTCTGGACCGGGGGGTGCGACACCCGTCCGTCAGCGACGTCATTCTGGAAGGTTCCGGTCATCGGGTGGCGGCCTCGCTGGGCGACTTGCGTTCTATCGTTCCTTGCGGACAGAAGATCAACTACACATTCAG ACTGGATGAACAACCAAGCAGTGGGTGGCGCCCTCACCTCACCCCGTTCCAGTTCCAGACGCTCCTCCAGAACCTGAGCGCCATCAAGATCCGAGCCACCTTTGGAGACAGCG GCCGGGGTTACCTGGACAACGTCAAACTGGTGTCGGCGCAGCGTGGGGACGGTGCCCCGGCCCACTGGGTGCGGACCTGTGTTTGTCCGCCGGGGTACCAGGGCGACTTTTGCCAACAATGCTCAGCCGGTCACAAAAGACGGACGGCGGCCCAGGGAGCGTTTAGCCCATGCGAGCCCTGTGCCTGTGGGGGTGGCGACTGTGACCCAAAGACGGGTGACTGCTATCCCGCCGATGAGACGCAGACGTGCTCGGGCGGCTTCTATTGGGACTTTTGGAGCCGATCCTGCGTGCCATGTCCCTGTCCCGACGGAGTGTCCTGCTCGCTGGCTCCCGGCTTGGCCCGGCCGCAGTGTCACACCTGTCCAATCGGAACCACAG GCCTTCGCTGCGACCAGTGTCAAGAAGGTTTCTACGGCGGTGCCGGAGGGTGGCAGCCTTGTCGCCCCTGCCAGTGCAACGGCCACATTGACGTCCGGGTGGCGGGAAGCTGCGATCGCGTTAGCGGCGAATGCCTCAAGTGCGTCAACAACACAATGGGTAGCCGCTGTCAAGTATGTCTCCCCAACTTTTATCAGCACACTCAAGGAGACGCCTGCAGAC CATGCGACTGCGATCGCCAGGGCGCTGAAACGGGCCAGTGCGACGACGCCGGTCGGTGCCGATGCAGACCGGGCTTCGAGGGTCCAAAGTGTCAGACGTCCCGAGAGTGTCCCGCCTGTTTTGACGCAGCTAAAGTCAAG GTGGAGGAGATGGCTTCCAAAGTTCAACAGTTGGAAGCACAGAATTCCCAGCTGGGAGGCGGAGTCAATAATGGGAACAATGCTGGCGTTGAGGCCGTGGTGAATGTGGCTGAAGCGCTGGTGGGGGACTTGGAGAATGACATGAAGAAGCTGGCAG ATCTAGAGAAGCAGGTGCAGGACAGTCTGGCGTCCATCAGTCGTACTCGACTGTCCGAAGAAGAGGAGGTCCAGAACATGGCCGACGCGACCGGCGACATCAAAGAGCGGCAGCGGACCTACTTGACAAAAGCGGATCAGCTTCAGGATTTGCTGGCGGACATGAAAGTCAAACTGGACAAGGCCAAGACGGGCCTTCGATCGGCT gAATTACCGGCAGGAGATGCGCCCTCCGCTCCAAATCTTTTATCTACGTTGGCTCAGACGGCAACAGGCCTCGCAGATAA ACATCAGACCAAGGCCACGGCGGTGGAAAGCAGCGCCAACCAGGCTCTGGGCGACTCCGAGAAAAGTCTGGCGCTGGTACAGAATCTACTCAACAGGGGACTCGACGTCAAAGATGTCATCGGAGGGGTCAAAAGCAC GTACGACGGGATGGCGGCCCGGGTTAAGGGTTTGGAAACCCGGGCAGTCCCCGTGGGCGACGAGGCCAAGGAAGAGAGCAAGAAGGCTAACGACATGCTGGAAGACATTAGCAAGATGGCCAAAGAGATCCCGCCCCCTTTGACG AAGCAAACAGACGCCATGGTGGACAAGTTGGAGCTTCTAAGGAAAGCGGCGGACGGGAATGCGTTGGGCTTCACGGCGTTGCGGGACGACATACAGCGCGATACGGGCGACGCCCGGGACCTACTGGAACGAGGCAAGAATGCCATGAAG GACATAGACGCCCTGACGGGGCGAGTGGACGCCGCCCACGCCGACACTAAAGAGGCGCTACAGCGAATCAACAGCAATACCAACAAGTTGGATGGCGCTCTCGACACTTTGCAAG GCTTCGACCAGCAGATTGTCAGCAACCGAGCCAAGGCGGACGCCGCCATCAAGCGACTTCCCGCAATCAACGCCACCATCCAGCGAGCTGCCAAGAACAATGCAGAAACGCAGGCCGTGCTGGACGCCGTATCGGCCGACTCTGACGGAGCCATGACGTCCATCAACCGGCTGGAGAGCCTGATCCCCGGTCTGGAG GGATCATTGAGGTCCATTCCGGCTCTGGGAAATGACGTAGGCAAGATGAGCGATGCCGCCAACGAGCTGCTGGCGAGGGCGGGAGACCTCGGCGCCGACGTTACTGACGAACTTGAAGATGCTAGGAATCTGGAAgctttaaattcacag GTTGGAGATGCGGCGGCCGGGGCGCTCCAGAACGCCCGACGGGCCAGAGACGCCGCGGAAAAGATGCTGCAAGACCTCAACAGCAGGATGGCAAACATGA GCCGACCGTCCACATTCGATCCGAGCCGCATTCAAGAGCTGGAGGACTCAATGGCGGAGGCCCGCGGGAACATTGAGACTTTCTTGAAGCCTCGCCTCAGGGACGCGGCGGAACGCGAGGCGGCGCAACGCCGCCAGCTGGCCATCCTGAACGGCGACATCGACACCATCTTGTGGGACATCGCTAATCTGGAGGACATCTTGAAGACGATACCCCCCGGGTGTTTCAACAGCCCCCCCCTCGAGCAAGCCTGA
- the nmnat2 gene encoding nicotinamide/nicotinic acid mononucleotide adenylyltransferase 2 encodes MPETSKSHVILLSCGSFNPITKGHIHMFEKARDFLNKTGRFIVIGGIISPVHDSYGKAGLVSSRHRLTMCQLAVQSSDWIRVDPWECYQDTWQTTCSVLEHHRDLMKRVTGCILSNVNTPSSTPVIGQPQTRAPPAYQNLNNLNHKATSVKLWGKLSESLGKVCCMRPHMERFAFIDENANLGPAMTYEEIELRILLLCGSDLLESFCIPGLWKDSDMGVIVGDFGIVVVPRDGADTERIMKQSAVLRKHRDNILVVEDDRSHPMTQVSSTKSRLALQHGDGHVVDYLCQPVIDYILDTQLYINASG; translated from the exons ATGCCAGAAACCAGCAAAAGTCACGTGATCCTGCTGTCGTGCGGTAGCTTCAATCCCATCACCAAGGGACACATTCATATGTTCG AAAAAGCCAGGGATTTCCTGAACAAAACAGGACGCTTCATCGTGATCGGCGGGATCATTTCACCGGTGCACGACTCGTACGGGAAAGCC GGTCTGGTGTCCAGCAGACACCGTCTGACCATGTGCCAGTTGGCCGTGCAGTCGTCCGATTGGATCAG GGTGGACCCCTGGGAGTGTTACCAGGACACCTGGCAGACCACCTGCAGCGTCCTGGAGCACCACCGAGACCTCATGAAG aGAGTGACAGGCTGCATTTTGTCCAACGTCAACACGCCGTCGTCGACCCCCGTCATCGGCCAGCCGCAGACCCGGGCGCCGCCGGCTTATCAGAACCTCAATAATTTGAACCACAAGGCCACTTCCG TCAAACTTTGGGGCAAGCTGAGCGAGAGTTTGGGCAAAGTTTGCTGCATGCGCCCTCACATGGAACGCTTCGCCTTCATCG ATGAAAACGCCAACTTGGGACCGGCCATGACGTACGAGGAGATCG AGTTGCGCATCTTGCTCTTGTGTGGAAGTGACCTCCTGGAATCCTTCTGCATCCCTGGCCTATGGAAGGACAGTGAT ATGGGGGTGATCGTGGGCGATTTCGGCATCGTGGTGGTACCTCGTGACGGAGCCGACACCGAGCGCATCATGAAGCAGTCGGCGGTTCTGCGCAAACACCGG GACAACATTCTGGTGGTGGAGGACGACCGCAGCCATCCCATGACGCAAGTCAGCTCCACCAAGAGCAG GTTGGCGCTGCAGCACGGAGACGGCCACGTGGTGGACTACCTTTGCCAGCCCGTCATCGACTACATCCTGGACACTCAACTCTACATCAATGCCTCAGGATAG